Proteins encoded within one genomic window of Triticum aestivum cultivar Chinese Spring chromosome 2D, IWGSC CS RefSeq v2.1, whole genome shotgun sequence:
- the LOC123049611 gene encoding transcription factor LAF1: protein MGCKSCQKPKAQHRKGLWSPEEDQKLRDFIVCYGHSCWSTVPVKAGLQRNGKSCRLRWINYLRPGLKHGMFSREEEETVMSLHATLGNKWSQIAQHLPGRTDNEVKNYWNSYLKKRVEGARSPAKPAASDAPRTRSPTPSESGRERITVDQPSNSGSSGPLESSSTADESSSLTVPGAAASIRPHAPVLPKVMFADWLDMDMDYGPGLMAPSALDAAFDGSPAQQGVSHQGPLRVEGLCGAVDSLHGLGNGSLCWEFDADQIQGGGGLCDLLSMSEFLGIN from the exons ATGGGGTGCAAGTCGTGCCAGAAGCCCAAGGCGCAGCACCGGAAGGGCCTGTGGTCGCCCGAGGAGGACCAGAAGCTCCGCGACTTCATAGTCTGCTACGGCCACAGCTGCTGGAGCACCGTCCCCGTCAAGGCCG GGCTTCAGCGGAACGGCAAGAGCTGCAGGCTGCGATGGATTAACTACCTGAGGCCGGGGCTGAAGCACGGCATGTTCTCCCGGGAGGAAGAAGAGACCGTCATGAGCCTCCACGCCACACTCGGCAACAA GTGGTCTCAGATAGCGCAGCACCTGCCTGGCCGGACGGACAACGAGGTGAAGAACTACTGGAACTCGTACCTCAAGAAGCGCGTCGAGGGTGCGCGGTCACCAGCCAAGCCCGCCGCCTCGGACGCGCCCCGGACGCGGAGCCCGACGCCCAGCGAGAGCGGCCGCGAGCGCATCACTGTTGACCAGCCGTCCAACTCCGGCTCATCCGGGCCGCTCGAGTCGTCGTCGACGGCGGACGAGTCAAGCAGCCTCACAGTCCCAGGAGCTGCCGCCTCGATCCGGCCGCACGCGCCGGTGCTCCCCAAGGTCATGTTCGCGGACTGGCTCGACATGGACATGGACTACGGCCCCGGCCTGATGGCACCGAGCGCGCTGGACGCGGCCTTCGACGGCAGCCCGGCGCAACAGGGCGTGAGCCACCAGGGGCCCCTGCGGGTGGAGGGCCTGTGCGGCGCCGTGGACTCGTTGCATGGGCTCGGCAACGGCAGCCTCTGCTGGGAGTTCGACGCGGACCAGATACAGGGCGGAGGAGGGCTCTGCGACCTGCTCTCCATGAGCGAGTTCCTCGGGATCAACTAG